The Acidobacteriota bacterium genome includes a window with the following:
- a CDS encoding tetratricopeptide repeat protein gives MKLSAAVLTPVSLGLFAFSMGGTKEEIIRLQSDVLQLSNQIRLLQKSNDETGSVFKSLLEQLNDQVAQMNLATDELHRTMQDQKTDVFNLVTSIRSEVQNLSVKLDDTNNRLASVQKQQEEQQLRMQSLRTAPASAEGRIQPDQAYAAAYNDYIIGNYDLAIAGFQDLLASHPDSEYSDNALYYSGRCSLEQKRYEQAIQNFDQVINLYPKGDKTAEAYFKKAQVYQHLQKNTDAIDTFRELIEIFPDSQEAVRAQQELERMGVDVAQTNRRSSRR, from the coding sequence ATGAAACTGTCAGCAGCCGTTCTCACGCCAGTATCGCTCGGATTATTCGCCTTCTCGATGGGCGGCACCAAGGAGGAGATCATTCGTCTGCAGAGCGATGTTCTTCAGCTCTCGAACCAGATTCGCTTGCTCCAGAAGAGCAACGACGAGACCGGATCCGTGTTCAAGTCCCTTCTGGAACAGTTGAATGATCAGGTGGCACAGATGAATCTGGCGACCGATGAGTTGCACCGGACCATGCAGGATCAGAAGACGGATGTCTTCAACCTGGTCACTTCGATCCGATCGGAAGTCCAGAATCTAAGCGTAAAACTGGACGACACCAACAACCGGCTGGCGTCCGTGCAGAAACAGCAGGAAGAGCAGCAACTCAGAATGCAGTCGCTGAGAACGGCGCCGGCGAGCGCCGAGGGCAGGATCCAGCCCGATCAAGCCTACGCTGCCGCCTACAATGACTACATCATCGGAAACTACGACTTGGCCATCGCCGGTTTTCAGGACCTCCTGGCCAGCCATCCGGACAGCGAGTACAGCGACAACGCCCTCTACTACAGCGGCAGGTGTTCACTGGAGCAGAAGCGCTACGAACAGGCCATCCAAAACTTCGACCAGGTCATCAACCTGTATCCCAAGGGAGACAAGACAGCGGAGGCCTATTTCAAGAAGGCTCAGGTCTACCAGCACCTGCAGAAAAATACGGATGCCATCGACACCTTTAGGGAACTGATCGAAATCTTTCCGGATTCTCAGGAAGCGGTCCGCGCGCAACAGGAACTGGAGCGGATGGGCGTGGATGTCGCCCAGACCAATCGGCGTTCCAGCCGCAGATGA
- a CDS encoding TonB family protein has translation MPQSRILITHVKSDRLSRPFVFSTVGHAVLFLGATFVTDLFPPVEIVSGSTGAGGGQGGNLVSVGLAADLGGGAGMYKPAVTPRVQAAPPPQTKRKQEVTPKPAPDQIEFQQKTSRKRRSRPKKKAPVPSRAGSKDSQSNAKAQVPRKADAGSGGTGGAPSGSGGGFGGGQGVRVGSGTGQEGLHSWYARQVEQRVGQNWLRASLGGLARPVETVVSFEVLRNGRIHRIKLEQASGVRAVDLAAQRAIRASSPLPALPPELRNRRVRFVTYFQYPPR, from the coding sequence ATGCCGCAAAGCCGAATCCTGATCACCCACGTCAAGAGCGACCGCCTTTCGCGTCCCTTCGTCTTTTCGACGGTGGGGCACGCCGTTCTGTTTCTGGGCGCCACCTTCGTGACCGACCTTTTCCCACCTGTGGAGATCGTCAGCGGAAGCACCGGCGCGGGCGGAGGCCAGGGAGGAAACCTGGTCTCGGTCGGCCTGGCGGCCGATCTGGGCGGCGGCGCCGGCATGTACAAGCCGGCAGTGACCCCCAGAGTCCAGGCGGCTCCTCCTCCCCAGACCAAGCGGAAACAGGAGGTGACCCCGAAGCCCGCGCCCGACCAGATCGAGTTTCAGCAGAAGACTTCGCGCAAGCGCCGGTCACGTCCCAAGAAAAAAGCTCCTGTCCCCTCCCGCGCCGGTTCCAAGGACTCCCAATCCAACGCCAAGGCCCAAGTCCCCCGGAAAGCCGACGCCGGCAGCGGTGGCACCGGTGGAGCCCCGTCGGGATCCGGGGGTGGATTCGGCGGTGGACAGGGAGTGCGCGTCGGCAGCGGCACCGGGCAGGAGGGATTGCACTCCTGGTACGCTCGCCAGGTCGAGCAGCGGGTGGGACAGAACTGGCTCCGGGCTTCGTTGGGTGGGCTGGCAAGACCCGTGGAAACGGTCGTCAGCTTCGAGGTGCTGCGAAACGGCCGGATCCATCGGATCAAATTGGAGCAGGCCAGCGGCGTTCGAGCCGTTGATCTGGCCGCTCAACGCGCCATCCGCGCCAGCAGCCCATTGCCCGCTCTTCCACCGGAGTTGCGAAACCGAAGAGTGCGATTTGTGACCTACTTCCAATATCCCCCACGGTGA
- the mutS gene encoding DNA mismatch repair protein MutS, with protein MMKQYHEIKLRHPGILLFFRLGDFYEMFYEDAVVASRDLEITLTSRNSNAKGQPIPMCGVPHHAIDNYLGRLIRKGHKVALCEQVENPRLVKGLVRREVVRIVTPGTVIEEGVLDSRENNYLGSLLQHNDRVGLSFLDLSTGEFWITEFSGRESWQRAREELALFGPRELVLAEKDGSRIGEELSAADYRQISRTVQEDWTFDTDYARRLLLEHFQVSTLEGFGINGQGAAVSAGGSLLHYVRQTQKAPLDHITEMRLLETRDYLKIDETSVRNLELVRELNGGRRWTLLSTLDFTRTAMGARLLRQRILRPSLDLEQIRRRQDAVAELQSSLLQMERLGKLLDSIQDLERLLSRVTLGTANPRDLAAFKSSIQILPRLAPLLEQYGSRLLEPLEDTLPDVAEALETSLARNPPVSLTEGGIIAPGFHSELDQLREIAHSGKSFLAKLESQEREQTGIPSLKVRYNKIFGYFIEVTKTHASSVPDHYVRRQTLVGSERFITPELKVHEEKVLQAEERIFELERDLFLQLRREVAAEAARIQQAARRVAELDVLLSLGQASRKYGYCRPQVDDSCELDIHEGRHAVLEVQDAGEPFVPNPLLANNESDQMLILTGPNMGGKSTYLRQNALIVIMAQMGSFVPAQQARVGLVDQIFTRVGASDDLSRGRSTFMVEMIETANILNSATRRSFILLDEVGRGTATFDGLSIAWAVAEYLLTEPDRRARTLFATHYQELTQLETIYSGVKNYRVAVKESGDRILLFHRVLPGVANKSYGIEVARLAGLPRSVVGRAREILSRLERKELNLSGNSRQPHVSEPFEQHQGTLF; from the coding sequence ATGATGAAACAGTACCATGAGATCAAGCTCCGGCACCCGGGGATCCTGCTTTTTTTCCGCCTGGGCGATTTCTACGAGATGTTCTACGAGGATGCCGTCGTCGCCAGCCGCGACCTGGAGATCACCCTCACCTCCCGGAACAGCAACGCCAAGGGTCAACCCATTCCCATGTGCGGCGTGCCCCACCACGCCATCGATAACTATCTGGGACGGCTGATCCGAAAGGGCCACAAGGTGGCATTGTGCGAGCAGGTCGAGAATCCGCGCCTGGTCAAGGGACTCGTCCGACGCGAGGTGGTCCGCATCGTCACTCCCGGGACCGTGATCGAGGAGGGCGTCCTCGACTCCAGGGAGAACAACTACCTGGGCAGCCTCCTGCAGCACAATGACCGGGTCGGCCTCTCCTTTCTCGATCTCTCCACGGGGGAATTCTGGATCACCGAGTTCAGCGGACGGGAGTCCTGGCAGCGGGCCCGGGAAGAGTTGGCGCTCTTTGGCCCGCGGGAACTGGTCCTGGCCGAGAAGGATGGCTCGCGGATCGGCGAAGAATTGTCGGCTGCCGATTACAGGCAGATCTCCCGGACCGTTCAGGAAGACTGGACTTTCGATACCGACTACGCCCGTCGCCTGCTCCTGGAACATTTTCAGGTATCCACCCTGGAGGGCTTCGGCATCAATGGACAGGGCGCGGCCGTTTCGGCCGGTGGTTCCCTGCTCCATTACGTCCGCCAGACCCAGAAGGCTCCCCTGGACCACATCACCGAGATGCGCCTCCTGGAGACGCGAGACTACCTCAAGATCGACGAGACCAGCGTCCGAAACCTGGAACTGGTCCGCGAGCTGAACGGGGGCCGGCGCTGGACCCTCCTCTCGACTCTCGATTTCACCCGAACCGCCATGGGCGCCCGCCTGTTGCGCCAACGGATCTTGCGGCCTTCCCTCGACTTGGAGCAGATCCGCCGACGACAGGACGCCGTCGCCGAATTACAGTCGTCTCTCCTCCAGATGGAGCGCTTGGGCAAGCTCCTGGATTCGATCCAGGATCTGGAGCGCCTGCTGAGCCGCGTCACTCTGGGCACCGCCAACCCGAGAGATCTGGCCGCGTTCAAATCGTCCATCCAGATCCTGCCCCGGTTGGCTCCCTTGCTGGAGCAATACGGCAGCCGGTTGCTGGAACCCCTCGAGGACACGCTGCCGGACGTGGCTGAGGCGTTGGAGACTTCGCTGGCCCGCAATCCCCCCGTCAGCCTGACGGAGGGAGGGATCATCGCTCCCGGCTTCCATTCCGAGTTGGACCAACTTCGCGAGATTGCCCACTCAGGCAAGTCGTTCCTGGCCAAGCTGGAATCCCAGGAACGCGAGCAGACGGGGATCCCGAGTCTCAAGGTCCGGTACAACAAGATCTTCGGCTACTTCATCGAGGTCACCAAGACTCATGCCTCTTCGGTTCCGGACCATTACGTCCGCCGCCAGACCCTGGTGGGATCGGAGCGGTTCATCACTCCCGAACTCAAGGTCCACGAGGAAAAAGTCCTCCAAGCCGAAGAGCGGATCTTCGAGCTGGAACGGGACCTCTTCCTGCAGCTCCGCCGGGAGGTCGCCGCTGAAGCCGCACGGATTCAGCAGGCGGCCCGGCGCGTGGCGGAACTCGACGTGTTGCTCTCCTTGGGCCAAGCCTCCAGGAAGTATGGCTACTGCAGGCCGCAGGTCGACGACTCCTGCGAGCTGGACATCCACGAGGGACGGCATGCCGTGCTGGAGGTTCAGGACGCAGGGGAGCCATTCGTGCCCAACCCGTTGCTGGCGAACAACGAATCCGATCAGATGCTCATCCTGACCGGTCCCAATATGGGGGGCAAGTCCACCTATCTTCGCCAGAACGCCCTCATCGTCATCATGGCCCAGATGGGATCGTTCGTGCCGGCCCAGCAGGCGCGCGTCGGCCTGGTGGATCAGATCTTCACTCGAGTCGGCGCCAGCGACGATCTGTCCCGCGGCCGCTCCACCTTCATGGTGGAGATGATCGAGACGGCCAACATCCTCAACAGCGCGACGCGAAGAAGCTTCATTCTGCTGGACGAAGTCGGACGCGGCACGGCAACGTTCGACGGGCTCTCCATTGCCTGGGCCGTCGCCGAATATCTCCTGACCGAACCGGACCGACGGGCCCGAACCCTCTTCGCGACCCACTACCAGGAACTGACCCAGTTGGAAACGATCTACAGCGGCGTCAAGAACTACCGGGTTGCCGTGAAGGAGTCGGGGGACCGGATTCTACTGTTCCACCGGGTTCTACCGGGCGTCGCCAACAAGAGCTATGGAATCGAGGTCGCCCGCTTGGCAGGGCTGCCCAGAAGCGTAGTCGGGCGCGCGCGGGAGATCCTTTCCCGGCTGGAACGCAAGGAACTCAACCTCTCGGGCAATTCCCGGCAGCCTCACGTTTCCGAGCCCTTCGAACAGCATCAGGGGACTCTCTTCTGA
- a CDS encoding MFS transporter, which translates to MSRFRERWTIGALFGGLLLAAVDAQMLIPLLGRLEADYGTSVEGMGRLFSVYALTAGGFNLLVGPFTDRWGRLPFLRAGLAVFALLSLVTHFSQGYLQLLWLRAGTGAASGLISTCTAGLVGDIFPYRRRGRVMGIVLSAYFVALIVGVPAGTWIADRWQWRTVFLASCLLAAAVLASLWGPLSGFRSGAPAGGRIRFAYRRFFSARPLRSALLVSFAVAGGTMALMVYLSGYLIGRFGVTPIQISWLFVVAGIAAVTGSLISGWVVDRWTKRKVFLLSNLAFILTISGLMTMPWGAGLIGLFFAVSLCVSFRQTALQTLQTQLVGIDARGSYLALRNCFSQMGIAVVVLVSGWCYSWSGYGGVVLLVGLLSAAAGILFFLSVQEPRGSAR; encoded by the coding sequence ATGAGCCGTTTTCGTGAACGCTGGACCATTGGCGCACTGTTTGGAGGGCTGTTGCTGGCCGCCGTCGACGCCCAGATGCTGATCCCCCTTCTGGGGCGCCTGGAAGCGGACTATGGGACTTCGGTGGAGGGGATGGGGCGGCTCTTCAGCGTCTATGCGCTGACGGCCGGCGGATTCAACCTGCTGGTGGGCCCCTTCACCGATCGTTGGGGGCGGCTTCCTTTTCTCCGGGCGGGTCTGGCGGTTTTCGCCCTGCTGTCTCTGGTCACCCACTTCTCCCAGGGATATCTGCAGCTCCTCTGGCTACGGGCCGGCACGGGAGCGGCATCGGGACTCATCTCGACCTGCACGGCCGGCCTGGTGGGAGACATCTTTCCCTACCGTCGCCGGGGCCGGGTCATGGGCATCGTCCTGAGCGCCTACTTCGTCGCCTTGATCGTAGGAGTTCCGGCCGGAACCTGGATCGCCGATCGCTGGCAGTGGAGGACCGTGTTCCTGGCTTCGTGCCTCCTGGCCGCGGCGGTCCTGGCCTCGCTTTGGGGGCCGCTGTCCGGCTTCCGCTCGGGCGCCCCGGCGGGTGGAAGGATTCGGTTTGCCTACCGCCGTTTTTTCTCGGCTCGTCCCCTGAGAAGCGCCCTGCTGGTCTCCTTTGCCGTCGCCGGGGGCACCATGGCGCTGATGGTCTATCTCTCCGGCTACCTCATCGGCCGGTTCGGCGTGACGCCGATCCAGATCTCCTGGTTGTTTGTGGTGGCGGGGATCGCCGCGGTCACGGGCAGCCTGATCTCGGGTTGGGTGGTGGATCGTTGGACCAAGCGAAAGGTGTTTCTGTTGTCCAACCTGGCCTTTATCCTCACCATTTCGGGCCTCATGACGATGCCCTGGGGAGCGGGTCTCATCGGCCTCTTCTTCGCCGTAAGCCTGTGCGTAAGTTTCCGTCAGACCGCTTTGCAGACCCTGCAGACGCAACTGGTGGGGATCGATGCGCGCGGTTCATACCTGGCTCTTCGAAACTGCTTCTCGCAAATGGGAATCGCGGTGGTGGTCCTGGTCTCGGGCTGGTGCTATTCCTGGTCCGGATACGGGGGCGTCGTTCTCCTGGTCGGGCTGCTCTCGGCGGCGGCCGGCATCCTCTTCTTCCTGAGTGTCCAGGAGCCTCGAGGATCTGCCCGATAG
- a CDS encoding single-stranded DNA-binding protein → MVNKAILVGRLGRDPEVRHTASGTPVANFSLATDESWTDKNGERQRRTEWHQIVVWSRLAEICERYLRKGRLVFIEGQIQTREWEDRDGNRRRTTEIVARNMQMLGSRSDEMGMGQGAQRPASRASQPSQPSQEVEITDDDIPF, encoded by the coding sequence ATGGTCAACAAGGCAATCTTGGTGGGAAGACTGGGTCGGGACCCGGAGGTTCGACACACGGCGTCGGGTACTCCGGTAGCCAACTTCTCCCTGGCGACAGACGAGTCCTGGACCGATAAGAACGGGGAGAGGCAACGCCGGACCGAGTGGCACCAGATCGTCGTCTGGAGCAGGCTGGCGGAGATTTGCGAGCGGTATCTGCGTAAGGGACGCCTCGTCTTTATCGAGGGGCAAATCCAGACCCGGGAGTGGGAGGATCGGGACGGAAACCGACGGCGCACCACTGAAATAGTGGCTCGAAACATGCAGATGTTGGGTTCTCGGTCAGACGAGATGGGGATGGGGCAAGGAGCCCAGCGGCCTGCCTCCCGCGCTTCGCAGCCGTCTCAGCCGTCCCAGGAGGTGGAGATCACCGACGACGACATCCCGTTCTGA
- a CDS encoding trypsin-like peptidase domain-containing protein, translating into MKRTEFWKLVLASSLLSTALVVFLIRWPVPEPAHAGYTKPRTQTVGTVRTQDEDINIRIYDELGPGVVNVTSTTLERNFWFDVIPRRGVGSGVVIDRKGRIVTNFHVVQEASRIEVTLYDKSSYEAKVLGTDRFNDLAILEIDCPAEKLHPIELGSSDNLKVGQKVLAIGNPFGFEHTLTTGIISSLGRSLRTDSGVIENVIQSDAAINPGNSGGPLLNTEGELIGINTAIYSRSGESAGIGFAVPVNILRRIVPDLVSLGYVRRPWFGVQGRALTPGLASALKLPVQEGLLIERVEQGSSSDLAGLRGGRRRVLLGNFFLIIGGDILVSLDGQPVRSHDDLVRLLADKRPGDRIGASFHRGDRRIETVIELVGYERFGARRI; encoded by the coding sequence ATGAAGAGGACGGAATTCTGGAAGCTGGTTCTGGCCAGCAGTCTGCTTTCCACCGCGCTGGTGGTCTTCCTGATTCGGTGGCCGGTTCCCGAGCCGGCCCATGCCGGGTACACCAAACCCCGGACGCAGACGGTCGGCACCGTCCGAACCCAGGACGAAGACATCAACATCCGCATCTATGACGAGCTGGGACCGGGCGTGGTCAACGTGACCAGCACCACGCTGGAGCGGAACTTCTGGTTCGACGTCATCCCGCGGCGGGGGGTGGGCAGCGGTGTCGTCATCGACCGCAAGGGCCGCATCGTGACCAATTTCCATGTCGTTCAGGAGGCCAGCCGCATCGAAGTCACCCTCTACGACAAGAGCAGCTACGAGGCCAAGGTTCTGGGGACCGATCGATTCAACGATCTGGCGATCCTGGAGATCGATTGTCCGGCCGAAAAACTTCATCCCATCGAGCTGGGGAGCAGCGACAACCTGAAGGTCGGGCAGAAGGTTCTGGCCATCGGCAATCCCTTCGGATTCGAGCACACGTTGACGACGGGAATCATCTCTTCCCTGGGCCGGAGCCTGAGAACCGACTCGGGAGTCATCGAAAACGTCATCCAGAGCGACGCCGCCATCAATCCCGGAAACAGCGGGGGGCCGCTGTTGAACACTGAAGGGGAGCTCATCGGAATCAACACCGCCATCTACTCCAGATCCGGCGAGAGCGCCGGGATCGGTTTCGCCGTCCCGGTGAACATACTGCGTCGTATCGTTCCCGATCTGGTCTCCCTGGGATACGTTCGCCGTCCCTGGTTCGGAGTCCAGGGACGAGCGCTGACGCCGGGGTTGGCGAGCGCACTGAAGCTGCCGGTTCAGGAAGGGCTTCTGATCGAACGGGTGGAGCAGGGGAGTTCTTCGGATCTGGCCGGACTGAGGGGCGGCCGCCGGAGGGTCCTGCTGGGAAACTTCTTCCTCATCATCGGTGGTGACATTCTGGTCTCCCTGGACGGCCAGCCCGTTCGGAGCCACGATGACCTGGTCCGTTTGCTGGCCGACAAGCGGCCCGGAGACCGGATCGGCGCCAGCTTCCATCGAGGGGATCGACGAATCGAGACGGTCATCGAACTGGTCGGATACGAACGGTTCGGGGCACGCCGCATCTGA
- a CDS encoding glycosyltransferase family 39 protein, producing MKRSTLCGMALLALPLFVSLDTSSVWDSNEAFYVQTPREMVEHGDWIVPRFNGQPRVNKPPLSYWLVAAPYSVFGVSIFWERLILALLAYASVWAVFLSGRILISERAALLAAVLFTTTFRFQILARRLLIDILLLFCILAALTAFLYWWKRGRGSGLILAALFLGLGVLAKGPVIFLPALILAAFTFWSVPSDRLRRAPWVHSLLVFFLVASSWYLLLGFTQGWDSVSDFLWKENLGRFTHVDFGPQRGLQYYPLVFLADYFPWSILLLGALAGRWSARRFPDRSLSILVALWMGSFLLFFSLSLNKQEYYILPVYPVASLWLAAYLDRESLPAWCRWLVCGVLFAAAASLAVVACSLFRDVAGWWLPLLCLAAAGPAVAGSRIRLAAWTLSLFYALAYLVYLQPLEEYRPVRHLSKIIPSGSPSGAPVTAGYYRLSTPSLAYYLNSTILELGTPEQALEVLRAPGPVYLIMAAEDYPRLKRDLGPVLKIEGVRPKLYTTASTLVEGWKRGRLDIRPEAWTRPVYLVSNQGG from the coding sequence TTGAAGCGATCCACGCTCTGCGGAATGGCATTGCTGGCGCTCCCGCTGTTCGTGTCTCTCGACACCTCCTCCGTCTGGGACTCCAATGAAGCCTTCTACGTCCAGACCCCTCGCGAAATGGTGGAACACGGGGACTGGATCGTTCCCCGCTTCAACGGCCAACCGCGGGTGAACAAGCCCCCGCTCAGCTATTGGCTGGTCGCCGCGCCCTATTCGGTTTTTGGCGTCTCCATCTTTTGGGAACGGCTGATACTGGCCCTCCTGGCCTACGCCTCGGTGTGGGCGGTTTTTCTTTCCGGACGGATTCTGATCTCGGAACGGGCGGCTTTGCTGGCCGCCGTCCTTTTCACCACCACCTTTCGCTTCCAGATCCTGGCTCGACGGCTGCTCATCGACATCCTGCTCCTGTTCTGTATCCTGGCGGCGCTGACCGCCTTCCTCTACTGGTGGAAGCGGGGCCGTGGTTCAGGCCTGATCCTGGCGGCTCTTTTTCTGGGTCTGGGAGTGCTGGCCAAGGGACCGGTCATCTTCCTGCCGGCGCTCATCCTCGCCGCCTTCACCTTTTGGTCCGTGCCGTCCGACCGGTTGCGCCGGGCCCCCTGGGTGCATTCGCTGCTAGTGTTTTTTCTGGTCGCGAGTTCCTGGTACCTGCTGCTGGGGTTCACCCAAGGCTGGGACTCGGTGTCGGACTTCCTCTGGAAGGAGAATCTGGGCCGTTTCACCCACGTGGACTTCGGACCGCAACGGGGGCTCCAATACTATCCCCTGGTCTTCCTGGCTGATTACTTCCCCTGGTCGATCCTCCTGCTCGGCGCTCTGGCCGGCAGGTGGTCCGCTCGCCGCTTCCCCGACCGCAGCCTCTCCATCCTCGTCGCGCTCTGGATGGGATCGTTTCTCCTCTTCTTCTCCCTTTCTCTCAACAAGCAGGAGTACTACATCCTCCCCGTCTATCCGGTGGCCTCCCTGTGGCTGGCTGCCTATCTGGACCGGGAGTCGTTGCCCGCCTGGTGCCGGTGGCTGGTTTGCGGCGTCCTGTTCGCCGCGGCCGCATCCCTGGCCGTTGTCGCCTGTTCCCTGTTCCGGGACGTGGCCGGGTGGTGGCTTCCCCTTCTCTGCCTCGCCGCGGCCGGACCGGCGGTGGCGGGATCACGGATCCGCCTGGCGGCCTGGACCTTGAGTCTCTTCTACGCTCTGGCTTACCTCGTCTACCTGCAACCTCTGGAGGAGTACCGGCCGGTCCGTCACCTGTCGAAGATCATCCCTTCCGGAAGTCCGTCCGGAGCCCCTGTGACGGCCGGTTACTATCGATTGTCGACTCCAAGCCTCGCCTACTACCTGAATTCAACCATTCTGGAGCTTGGCACGCCGGAACAGGCCCTGGAGGTGCTGCGAGCCCCCGGCCCCGTCTACCTGATCATGGCCGCCGAGGACTACCCCCGGCTGAAGCGGGATCTGGGGCCGGTCCTGAAAATTGAGGGAGTCCGGCCCAAGCTGTATACTACCGCCTCCACGCTCGTCGAAGGTTGGAAACGTGGCCGACTCGACATCCGTCCCGAGGCTTGGACCCGCCCCGTCTACCTGGTCAGCAACCAGGGTGGATGA
- the pal gene encoding peptidoglycan-associated lipoprotein Pal, whose amino-acid sequence MNRGFLVTVRFVPCVLILLAVGSCKKKPPPAVAAADAPAVAAPTKPAAVMPTIEITAEPGTIERGSQTTLSWKSTDATSVLIDGGVGNVAETGSLVLSPAESTTYTAIARGSGGSARDSTRVTVVPKRADKLSVTDIEGLQRAIDDGRVRPIFFDYDKALLSSKSQRILEENARWIKRFPTATVIVEGHCDERGSEEYNLALGDRRSQATRDYLLDASVSPTQLEALSFGEERPFESCHDETCWSKNRRAHFAVKR is encoded by the coding sequence ATGAACAGAGGCTTTCTGGTCACAGTGCGATTCGTTCCCTGTGTGTTAATTCTGCTGGCGGTGGGAAGCTGCAAGAAAAAGCCCCCTCCGGCCGTTGCGGCTGCCGACGCTCCAGCGGTGGCGGCCCCCACCAAACCGGCGGCCGTCATGCCGACCATTGAAATTACGGCGGAGCCCGGCACCATCGAGCGGGGCAGCCAAACGACGTTGAGTTGGAAGAGCACGGATGCCACTTCCGTACTTATCGACGGAGGTGTTGGCAACGTCGCCGAAACCGGTTCCCTGGTCCTCTCTCCAGCGGAGTCCACCACGTATACGGCCATCGCCCGCGGCAGCGGCGGCAGTGCCCGTGACAGCACCCGTGTAACGGTGGTGCCCAAGAGGGCTGACAAACTGTCGGTCACGGATATAGAAGGACTTCAGCGGGCCATCGACGATGGGAGGGTCCGTCCCATCTTCTTCGACTATGACAAGGCCCTGTTGAGCTCCAAGTCGCAGCGGATCCTGGAGGAGAACGCTCGCTGGATCAAAAGGTTCCCGACGGCGACGGTCATCGTCGAGGGACACTGCGACGAACGTGGCAGCGAAGAGTACAACCTGGCTCTGGGAGATCGCCGGTCCCAGGCGACTCGCGACTACCTGCTGGACGCCAGCGTGAGTCCGACTCAGTTGGAAGCCCTCTCCTTCGGCGAGGAGCGTCCCTTCGAGAGCTGTCACGACGAGACCTGTTGGAGCAAGAACCGCCGCGCCCATTTCGCCGTCAAACGATAG
- the tsaB gene encoding tRNA (adenosine(37)-N6)-threonylcarbamoyltransferase complex dimerization subunit type 1 TsaB, translated as MYILALDTATNSGGIALSRNAEVIGQVMLKAPLRYSEEVLPCLDLLLDGLRVNRSQLGCFAVAAGPGSFTGLRIGVATVKAFAQSLDRPAVGLSTLEALAFRFRWSRSRIVPMIDARRQQIYGACYRTGPEAGVRLEIEEQVAPPAEFLRRVPPGDHLFVGDGAQQYRTTIQALHPGSRVASSDNCILPELCLLAHRRHMMGETGGARRLEANYLRPSDARIPPRAPHLSHP; from the coding sequence ATGTACATCCTGGCCCTCGATACGGCCACCAACAGCGGCGGGATCGCCTTGAGCCGCAACGCCGAAGTGATCGGCCAGGTCATGCTGAAGGCGCCGCTGCGGTATTCGGAAGAAGTGCTCCCGTGCCTGGATTTACTGCTGGACGGTCTCCGGGTGAACCGCAGCCAATTGGGGTGTTTTGCGGTGGCGGCGGGTCCGGGCTCATTCACCGGACTGCGAATCGGCGTGGCCACGGTCAAGGCGTTTGCCCAGAGTCTGGATCGGCCTGCCGTGGGGCTGTCCACCCTGGAAGCACTCGCTTTCCGGTTCCGCTGGTCGCGGAGCCGGATCGTTCCCATGATCGACGCGCGAAGGCAACAGATCTATGGAGCCTGTTATCGCACCGGTCCGGAAGCGGGCGTCCGCCTCGAGATTGAGGAACAGGTGGCGCCCCCCGCGGAGTTTCTGAGGCGGGTCCCCCCGGGAGACCACCTCTTCGTCGGCGACGGGGCGCAGCAGTACCGCACCACCATCCAGGCGCTGCATCCCGGGTCCCGGGTCGCCAGTTCGGACAACTGCATCCTGCCGGAGCTTTGCCTCCTGGCCCACCGGAGGCACATGATGGGCGAGACCGGTGGCGCACGGCGCTTGGAGGCCAACTATCTGCGCCCTTCGGATGCCAGGATTCCTCCCCGCGCCCCGCATCTCAGCCATCCATGA